The proteins below are encoded in one region of Pelagibacterium flavum:
- a CDS encoding DoxX family protein has protein sequence MAEQLVASALIVARLMMGSLFIVGGLRHFWALGPIASVMRDRGVPQAKAVLIAGSLYQVVLGVTLALGLFVPYSALGLIGFTVAATIMLVNFWDKAEPERTALFGVFMSNVAIVGGLLGLAATA, from the coding sequence ATGGCAGAACAGTTGGTCGCTTCCGCGCTGATCGTCGCCCGGCTGATGATGGGTTCACTGTTCATCGTGGGCGGGTTGCGCCATTTCTGGGCGCTCGGCCCCATCGCTAGCGTCATGCGCGATCGTGGCGTACCACAGGCAAAAGCCGTACTGATCGCCGGGTCGCTCTATCAGGTCGTGCTCGGCGTTACCCTGGCATTGGGGCTTTTCGTGCCCTACTCGGCGCTTGGACTGATCGGCTTCACCGTTGCGGCCACGATCATGCTGGTCAATTTCTGGGACAAGGCCGAGCCAGAACGGACGGCCTTGTTCGGAGTCTTCATGTCCAACGTCGCCATCGTTGGCGGGCTCCTGGGTCTCGCCGCCACGGCCTGA
- a CDS encoding AtpZ/AtpI family protein: MTNPDDKPAQDGTSPRQSETSELAERIRKAQEARAAANGSQQASRQGDMSTLARGLRIGAEFVAAILVGSGIGYLIDMFAGTSPWALLIMFMVGFAAGIVNVTRVVAELNADKTASDDADSVD, encoded by the coding sequence GTGACCAATCCCGACGACAAACCGGCTCAAGATGGGACTTCCCCGCGTCAATCGGAGACATCCGAACTGGCGGAGCGGATCCGGAAGGCTCAGGAAGCGCGTGCGGCGGCCAACGGCAGCCAGCAGGCGTCCCGGCAGGGCGACATGTCGACACTGGCGCGCGGTTTGCGCATTGGTGCCGAGTTTGTCGCGGCTATCCTTGTGGGGTCAGGTATCGGATACCTGATCGACATGTTTGCAGGGACCAGCCCGTGGGCGCTGCTCATCATGTTCATGGTGGGCTTTGCCGCTGGAATTGTGAATGTCACTCGTGTAGTGGCAGAACTGAATGCAGATAAGACCGCATCGGACGATGCGGATAGTGTGGACTGA
- a CDS encoding F0F1 ATP synthase subunit A produces the protein MANDPIHQFVIYDIFTFGTIGGDGTEGSGITLSFTNSSLFMVLTTITICAYLILSTRGRGLVPNRWQLTSEMAYEFVANMVRSGAGSEGMKFFPFVFSLFTFIFIGNMFGMIPYFYTFTSQIIVTFALAMLVMTVVVAYGFIKNGPKFLKLFVPSGVPGYIIPIVTPIEVISFLSRPISLSVRLFGNMLAGHITLKVFTGFVVSLASLGAVGIAGAVLPLIMGVALTALEFMVSAVQAYVFAVLTSMYLNDAIHPSH, from the coding sequence TTGGCGAACGATCCGATTCACCAATTTGTCATCTATGACATCTTCACCTTCGGGACCATCGGTGGCGACGGGACCGAGGGGAGCGGCATCACGCTCTCTTTTACCAATTCCTCGCTGTTCATGGTGCTGACCACCATCACGATTTGCGCCTATCTCATCCTGTCGACGCGCGGACGCGGACTGGTGCCCAACCGTTGGCAGCTGACCAGCGAGATGGCATATGAATTCGTGGCCAATATGGTGCGAAGTGGCGCGGGCTCGGAAGGGATGAAATTCTTCCCCTTCGTATTCTCGCTGTTCACCTTCATCTTTATCGGGAACATGTTCGGCATGATCCCGTACTTTTATACCTTCACCAGCCAGATCATCGTGACGTTTGCGCTCGCCATGCTGGTGATGACTGTTGTGGTGGCCTATGGGTTCATCAAGAACGGTCCGAAATTCCTCAAACTCTTCGTGCCTTCGGGCGTGCCGGGCTACATCATCCCCATCGTGACGCCGATCGAGGTCATCTCATTCCTCTCGCGTCCGATTTCGCTCTCGGTTCGTCTGTTCGGCAACATGCTGGCTGGCCACATCACGCTCAAGGTGTTCACCGGCTTTGTCGTTTCGCTTGCGTCCCTCGGGGCCGTAGGCATCGCAGGTGCCGTGCTGCCGCTCATCATGGGCGTGGCGCTCACAGCTCTCGAATTCATGGTGTCGGCGGTTCAGGCTTATGTCTTTGCCGTACTGACCTCCATGTATCTCAACGATGCGATCCATCCTTCGCATTGA
- a CDS encoding F0F1 ATP synthase subunit C — MEAEAAKYIGAGIACFGMAGAAIGVANIFGNFLSGALRNPSAAPSQSGNLIFGFAVTEALGIFSFLVALLLLFAV; from the coding sequence ATGGAAGCTGAAGCCGCAAAGTACATCGGTGCAGGCATTGCATGTTTCGGTATGGCCGGCGCCGCCATTGGCGTGGCCAACATCTTCGGGAACTTCCTCTCGGGTGCACTGCGCAACCCGTCGGCTGCTCCGAGCCAGTCGGGCAACCTCATCTTCGGTTTCGCTGTGACCGAAGCTCTGGGCATCTTCTCGTTCCTGGTTGCCCTTCTGCTCCTGTTCGCGGTCTAA
- a CDS encoding F0F1 ATP synthase subunit B: MISQVQAQETPLQEAVEPLEDHIISLEESPDGETHEVVGAHGEEHVTGVFPPFDATTFPSQLLWLAITFAALYFVMKKLALPRIGEILEERRDRIEGDLAEAERLRQKTDQAIASYEAALAEARSNAHGIAEAARAENKTKLDAARTKVETNLAKKVASAEERIAATKAEAMGHVDEIAADTAQAVVAQLIGKVPVKAARDAVAKASKE, encoded by the coding sequence ATGATTAGCCAGGTCCAGGCACAGGAAACACCACTTCAAGAGGCCGTCGAGCCGCTTGAAGACCACATTATTTCGCTCGAAGAGTCTCCGGACGGCGAAACCCATGAGGTGGTCGGAGCGCATGGCGAAGAACACGTCACGGGCGTGTTTCCTCCGTTCGATGCGACGACATTTCCCTCACAGCTCTTGTGGCTGGCCATCACTTTTGCCGCGCTCTATTTCGTCATGAAAAAGCTCGCGCTGCCCCGGATCGGCGAAATCCTCGAGGAACGCCGCGACCGTATCGAGGGCGATCTTGCCGAAGCCGAACGGCTTCGCCAGAAGACGGACCAGGCAATTGCCTCTTATGAGGCAGCGCTGGCCGAAGCCCGCTCCAACGCCCACGGCATCGCCGAGGCGGCCCGTGCCGAGAACAAGACCAAACTCGACGCTGCGCGTACCAAGGTGGAAACCAACCTCGCCAAGAAGGTTGCCTCTGCCGAAGAACGCATCGCCGCCACCAAGGCCGAGGCAATGGGGCATGTCGACGAAATCGCTGCGGACACTGCACAGGCGGTCGTCGCCCAACTTATCGGCAAGGTGCCCGTCAAGGCCGCGCGCGATGCCGTTGCCAAGGCCAGCAAGGAGTAG
- a CDS encoding F0F1 ATP synthase subunit B family protein — MELDATFWAFIALLIFFGIVIYFKVPAFVTKALDSRIAKIESDLDEAKRLREEAQALLAEYERKRKAAESEAEEIVAAAQEEAERMTAEAETALEDMVARRTKAVEDKIAQAEAQALADVRARSADVAIEAARLILADQVKDSGGALVDQSIKDVASRLN, encoded by the coding sequence ATGGAACTCGATGCCACATTCTGGGCCTTTATAGCGCTGCTGATCTTTTTCGGGATCGTGATCTATTTCAAGGTACCGGCCTTCGTCACCAAGGCACTCGACAGCCGCATCGCCAAGATCGAATCTGATCTCGACGAAGCCAAGCGTTTGCGTGAGGAAGCCCAGGCGCTGCTCGCGGAATATGAGCGCAAGCGCAAGGCTGCCGAAAGCGAGGCTGAAGAGATCGTGGCCGCCGCGCAGGAAGAAGCCGAACGCATGACTGCCGAAGCTGAAACAGCGCTCGAGGACATGGTCGCACGCCGTACCAAGGCCGTGGAAGACAAGATCGCCCAGGCAGAGGCCCAGGCTCTTGCAGATGTCCGCGCCCGTTCGGCCGATGTCGCCATTGAGGCTGCTCGCCTCATCCTTGCCGATCAGGTCAAAGATAGTGGTGGTGCGCTTGTCGATCAGTCGATCAAGGACGTAGCCAGCCGACTGAATTGA
- a CDS encoding RidA family protein encodes MTIERLHPGSRMSQAVKHGNTLYLAGQVAKDEFATIETQTAQVLEKMDALLAEAGTSKSKVLSVQVLLTNIADFAAMNSVYDKWIDPANPPARACWEARLASPNLRVEIIAVAALD; translated from the coding sequence ATGACTATCGAACGCCTTCATCCCGGCTCTCGCATGAGCCAGGCCGTCAAGCACGGCAATACGCTCTATCTGGCCGGTCAGGTGGCTAAGGACGAATTTGCCACCATCGAAACGCAGACCGCCCAGGTGCTCGAGAAGATGGATGCCCTGCTGGCCGAGGCAGGAACGAGCAAATCCAAGGTGCTGTCAGTGCAGGTTCTGCTGACCAACATCGCCGATTTTGCGGCCATGAATTCGGTCTATGACAAATGGATCGATCCAGCCAATCCGCCCGCCCGCGCCTGCTGGGAGGCCCGACTGGCTTCGCCCAATCTCCGGGTGGAAATCATCGCTGTCGCCGCGCTCGACTAA
- a CDS encoding DUF2332 domain-containing protein has protein sequence MSNMNPHVLETFRFQAEACRSLGSPFTAIVCDLLAERLTDSSRFGARILNWPDSARADAIALRAAGALHALVRSGNARELASLYPPLEAKPDQLWEAIEAAIEKHDDFLHDFLDSPPQTNEVMRSSALLGMALRLAERLKMPLALYEIGASAGLNLAFDTYHYALGDDREWGDSNALVNIESEWRGHVPSLDVELEIASRQGCDRNPLDPHAPESVERQLAYIWADQHNRIGRVSAALSAAASRPYEVERADAADWVVAKLAEAPQPGVARVFFHTIVWQYLSKAAKDRISQAFEQAGANATAETPLVWMYMEAEGHAAGAVLKQTVWPGGEKETVGLSDYHGRWVDWT, from the coding sequence ATGTCGAATATGAACCCCCACGTGCTTGAGACCTTCCGGTTTCAAGCCGAGGCCTGCCGAAGTCTGGGCTCCCCATTCACCGCCATTGTGTGCGACCTGTTGGCCGAACGGCTGACTGATTCGTCGCGCTTCGGCGCGCGGATACTGAATTGGCCCGATTCGGCCCGGGCCGATGCCATCGCCCTGCGGGCCGCAGGAGCGCTTCATGCGTTGGTCCGCTCAGGCAATGCTCGTGAGCTTGCTTCGCTCTATCCGCCGCTGGAAGCCAAGCCCGACCAACTGTGGGAGGCCATCGAGGCGGCAATCGAAAAGCACGACGATTTCCTGCATGATTTTCTCGACAGCCCGCCCCAGACCAATGAGGTCATGCGCTCATCGGCCCTGCTTGGCATGGCCCTGCGGCTTGCCGAAAGGCTGAAAATGCCGTTGGCACTCTATGAGATCGGGGCCAGCGCAGGGCTGAACCTGGCCTTTGACACCTACCACTATGCCCTTGGCGATGATCGTGAATGGGGCGACAGCAATGCGCTGGTCAATATCGAGAGCGAATGGCGCGGCCATGTTCCTTCGCTCGATGTCGAGCTGGAGATCGCAAGTCGGCAGGGTTGCGACCGCAATCCACTTGATCCGCATGCGCCCGAAAGCGTCGAGCGCCAGCTGGCCTACATCTGGGCCGATCAACATAATCGCATTGGCCGCGTTTCAGCCGCACTTTCAGCGGCCGCGTCCCGACCATACGAGGTCGAGCGGGCCGACGCCGCTGACTGGGTAGTCGCCAAGCTCGCCGAAGCACCGCAGCCGGGCGTGGCTCGGGTATTTTTCCACACCATCGTCTGGCAATATCTGTCCAAGGCTGCCAAGGATCGCATCAGCCAAGCCTTCGAGCAGGCAGGGGCAAACGCGACTGCAGAAACGCCCCTGGTCTGGATGTACATGGAGGCCGAGGGGCACGCCGCAGGTGCCGTGCTCAAGCAGACGGTCTGGCCGGGCGGGGAAAAGGAAACCGTCGGTCTGTCCGACTACCACGGGCGTTGGGTCGACTGGACATAA
- the gcvPB gene encoding aminomethyl-transferring glycine dehydrogenase subunit GcvPB, whose amino-acid sequence MSMNTQGRPTTPGAATGSLGSGPAALLPAEPLLFEIGDRDHSGVDLPDIEVPEDRLGGLRRKSELDLPGLTEPEAMRHYVRLSRRNYSIDSGMYPLGSCTMKHNPRLNEKMARLPGFADIHPLQPVSTVSGALGVMAELSHWLMELTNTAAVALSPKAGAHGELCGMMAIKAAHAAKGQGHRKIVLVPESAHGTNPATAAFLGYSVKSIDANDNGTVDVEAVKAALSGDVAAIMLTNPNTCGLFESQIIEIAAAVHEAGAYFYCDGANFNAIMGVVRPGDLGIDAMHINLHKTFSTPHGGGGPGAGPVVLSEALAPFAPVPFLRKDGEGIDLVEHVEGSAFGRLTAFHGQMGMYVRALTYMLSHGADGLAQAARDAVLNANYLKARLEDLFSAPFNGQPVMHEALFDDEFLKGTGVSTLDFAKAMIDEGFHPMTMYFPLVVHGAMLIEPTESESLQTLDAFVMTMRELAEDARSGNAERFTSAPTRAPLRRLDETRAARQPRLKWIAPDDALEAAQ is encoded by the coding sequence ATGAGCATGAACACACAGGGTCGCCCCACCACTCCAGGCGCCGCAACCGGCTCTCTCGGTTCAGGGCCTGCCGCTCTGCTCCCGGCCGAACCGCTTCTGTTCGAGATCGGCGACCGCGACCACTCAGGTGTGGACTTGCCCGATATCGAGGTGCCCGAAGACCGTCTCGGTGGTCTGCGCCGTAAAAGCGAGCTGGATCTTCCCGGCCTTACCGAACCCGAAGCCATGCGCCATTATGTGCGTCTGTCGCGCCGCAATTATTCCATCGATTCGGGGATGTATCCGCTCGGCTCGTGCACCATGAAGCACAATCCCCGGCTGAACGAGAAGATGGCCCGGTTGCCCGGATTTGCCGACATCCACCCTCTGCAACCGGTCTCCACGGTATCGGGCGCGCTCGGTGTTATGGCAGAGCTTAGCCATTGGCTGATGGAACTGACCAACACCGCTGCCGTTGCGCTTTCCCCCAAGGCCGGCGCGCATGGTGAGTTGTGCGGCATGATGGCCATCAAGGCGGCCCATGCGGCAAAAGGGCAGGGGCACCGCAAGATCGTGCTCGTCCCCGAAAGCGCCCATGGCACCAATCCGGCGACAGCGGCATTCCTTGGCTATTCGGTCAAATCCATTGATGCCAATGACAACGGCACGGTCGATGTCGAGGCGGTCAAGGCGGCGCTGTCGGGCGATGTCGCGGCTATCATGCTCACCAATCCCAACACGTGCGGCCTGTTCGAATCCCAGATCATCGAGATTGCGGCGGCCGTTCATGAGGCCGGAGCCTATTTCTACTGCGACGGCGCCAATTTCAACGCCATCATGGGCGTGGTGCGTCCGGGCGATCTGGGCATCGACGCCATGCATATCAACCTGCATAAGACATTTTCGACGCCCCACGGCGGCGGTGGACCGGGCGCCGGGCCGGTTGTCCTGTCCGAAGCGCTCGCGCCCTTTGCGCCGGTTCCCTTCCTGCGCAAGGATGGGGAAGGGATCGATCTTGTCGAGCACGTCGAGGGCAGCGCCTTCGGACGCCTGACGGCCTTCCATGGCCAGATGGGCATGTATGTGCGCGCCCTGACCTATATGCTCAGCCACGGCGCCGACGGGCTGGCGCAGGCGGCGCGTGATGCTGTGCTCAATGCCAACTATCTCAAGGCACGGCTCGAAGATCTGTTCTCTGCGCCCTTCAATGGGCAGCCGGTCATGCACGAGGCACTGTTTGATGATGAGTTTCTAAAGGGCACCGGCGTTTCCACTCTCGATTTTGCCAAGGCGATGATCGATGAGGGGTTTCACCCCATGACGATGTATTTCCCGCTGGTCGTGCATGGCGCCATGCTTATTGAGCCCACCGAAAGCGAGTCGCTCCAGACCCTCGATGCGTTCGTTATGACAATGCGCGAACTGGCCGAGGACGCGCGCTCGGGGAATGCGGAACGCTTCACATCCGCCCCGACACGCGCTCCCCTGCGCCGGCTCGATGAGACCCGTGCGGCCCGCCAGCCACGCCTGAAATGGATCGCGCCAGACGACGCACTTGAAGCCGCGCAATAA
- the gcvPA gene encoding aminomethyl-transferring glycine dehydrogenase subunit GcvPA: MRYLPHSAADRQHMLATIGASSIDDLFAAVPKSVLGTFSPDLPDHQPEFAVEAHMRGLARANHAAGDGPFFVGAGAYRHHVPATVDHLIQRSEWLTAYTPYQPEISQGTLQMLFEFQTQVANLTGMDVANASMYDGSTATAEAVLMARRITKKNKVFLSGGLHPQYRDTVVTYLSGEEGLECLAPSPEGQGDIVDHIDDDTAAIVIQTPDFYGHLRNVSALAEAAHEKGALLIVVVTEIISLGLLEAPGALGADIVVAEGQSLGNPLTFGGPYVGLLACREKFVRQMPGRLCGETVDANGERGFVLTLSTREQHIRREKATSNICTNSGLCALAFTIHLSLLGERGLTRLAKLNHSRAIALADALQGAGIAVLNKTFFNEMTVRLPSPAAPVVEALAAKGILAGLPVSRLEPGKPDVENLLILAATELTTDADITALVGALKGEIA; the protein is encoded by the coding sequence ATGCGCTATCTCCCCCATTCTGCCGCCGACCGTCAGCACATGCTGGCCACGATCGGCGCGTCTTCCATCGATGATCTGTTTGCCGCGGTACCCAAATCGGTTCTGGGCACGTTCAGTCCGGACCTGCCCGACCATCAGCCCGAGTTTGCGGTTGAGGCCCATATGCGGGGGCTGGCAAGGGCCAACCACGCTGCAGGAGACGGCCCGTTCTTTGTGGGCGCGGGCGCCTATCGCCACCACGTTCCTGCCACCGTCGATCATCTGATTCAGCGCTCGGAATGGCTCACCGCTTACACGCCATACCAGCCGGAAATCTCGCAGGGCACGCTCCAGATGCTCTTTGAGTTCCAGACCCAGGTCGCAAACCTGACCGGCATGGATGTGGCCAACGCTTCGATGTATGACGGATCGACGGCGACGGCCGAGGCCGTTCTGATGGCGCGGCGCATCACGAAAAAGAACAAGGTCTTCCTCTCGGGCGGCCTGCACCCGCAATACCGCGACACGGTTGTAACCTACCTCTCGGGGGAAGAAGGGCTCGAATGCCTTGCGCCCTCGCCGGAAGGGCAGGGCGATATCGTCGATCACATTGATGACGATACCGCCGCCATCGTCATCCAGACCCCCGATTTTTACGGCCACCTTCGCAATGTCTCGGCGCTGGCTGAAGCAGCCCATGAAAAGGGCGCATTGCTGATCGTTGTTGTCACCGAAATCATCTCCCTGGGCCTGCTTGAGGCGCCGGGCGCGCTCGGCGCCGATATCGTGGTGGCAGAGGGGCAGTCGCTGGGCAATCCATTGACCTTTGGTGGCCCCTATGTCGGACTTCTGGCCTGCCGCGAAAAATTCGTGCGCCAGATGCCGGGTCGGTTGTGCGGGGAGACCGTAGATGCCAACGGCGAGCGCGGGTTCGTCCTGACGCTCTCGACGCGCGAACAGCATATTCGCCGTGAAAAGGCGACTTCCAACATTTGTACCAACTCTGGCCTGTGCGCTCTGGCGTTCACCATCCATCTCTCGCTGTTGGGCGAGCGAGGGCTGACGCGGCTCGCAAAGCTCAATCACTCGCGCGCCATTGCGCTGGCCGATGCTTTGCAGGGCGCGGGGATCGCTGTGCTCAACAAGACCTTCTTCAACGAAATGACCGTCCGTCTCCCATCACCCGCCGCACCCGTGGTCGAAGCGCTGGCCGCCAAAGGCATTCTCGCCGGCCTGCCGGTTTCGCGCCTCGAACCGGGCAAGCCCGATGTCGAAAATCTTCTGATCCTGGCCGCAACCGAATTGACGACCGACGCCGATATCACAGCGCTTGTCGGTGCGCTCAAGGGAGAAATCGCATGA
- the gcvH gene encoding glycine cleavage system protein GcvH — MTTRYTTDHEYVRTEGKIGTVGISSFAQEQLGDIVFVELPAVGASFKKGEEVAVVESVKAASEIYAPVSGTVTEINDALSDEPGLINSDPAAGGWIFKLELSDEAELEGLMDEAAYADHTA; from the coding sequence ATGACCACCCGTTACACCACCGACCACGAATATGTCCGCACCGAAGGCAAGATCGGCACGGTCGGTATTTCCAGCTTCGCCCAGGAACAGCTCGGCGACATCGTGTTCGTCGAATTGCCCGCAGTCGGCGCCAGTTTCAAGAAGGGCGAGGAAGTCGCCGTCGTTGAATCGGTAAAGGCCGCTTCGGAAATCTACGCCCCAGTTTCCGGAACCGTGACGGAAATCAACGACGCACTGTCCGACGAACCCGGTCTCATCAATTCCGACCCGGCCGCCGGCGGCTGGATCTTCAAGCTCGAATTGTCCGATGAGGCCGAACTCGAGGGCCTCATGGACGAAGCCGCCTACGCCGATCATACGGCCTGA
- the gcvT gene encoding glycine cleavage system aminomethyltransferase GcvT — translation MAAGAQTDLLKTALYDRHIAAGGRMVEFGGYALPVQYAGIVAEHNHTREAASLFDVSHMGQVVITGPDHDTTIAALEALTPADLRSLAPGQMRYTVLLNEEGGIEDDLIITRPAEGQEPGGVMYMVVNAARKHHDLDFIRAKAPADVAFDLRDDVSLIALQGPRAAEVLAIHSGITETLGFMQAGPTLIGDIAVNVSRSGYTGEDGFELSVANEDAPALFDLLMADPLVEPAGLGARDSLRLEAGLCLYGHDMTDTVDPVSASLLFAIGKRRRTEGGFTGSDAVLARLANGAREKRVGIRFEGRQPVREGAELVDAGGTVIGRITSGTFAPTAQASIAMGYVPADIAKEGAPVTAMVRGKPISGTIAKMPFVPQRYYRKPA, via the coding sequence ATGGCCGCAGGGGCCCAGACCGACCTACTCAAAACGGCGCTTTACGACCGGCACATTGCCGCCGGCGGCAGGATGGTCGAATTTGGCGGCTATGCGCTGCCCGTCCAGTATGCCGGCATCGTGGCCGAGCACAATCATACACGGGAAGCGGCGAGCCTTTTCGATGTCTCGCATATGGGGCAAGTGGTCATAACCGGGCCCGATCACGACACGACAATCGCGGCCCTTGAGGCTCTGACGCCCGCCGATCTGAGATCCCTGGCGCCCGGCCAGATGCGCTATACAGTGCTGCTCAACGAAGAGGGTGGCATCGAGGACGACCTTATCATCACCCGGCCCGCTGAAGGCCAGGAGCCCGGCGGGGTGATGTACATGGTGGTCAACGCTGCCCGCAAGCATCACGATCTCGATTTTATCCGCGCCAAGGCGCCTGCGGACGTGGCATTTGACTTGCGTGACGATGTTTCGCTCATCGCGCTGCAAGGACCGCGCGCAGCAGAAGTGCTCGCCATACACTCCGGAATCACCGAAACGCTGGGGTTCATGCAGGCCGGTCCCACACTCATTGGCGACATCGCGGTCAACGTCTCGCGTTCGGGCTACACCGGCGAAGACGGATTTGAGCTTTCAGTTGCCAATGAGGACGCGCCCGCGTTGTTCGATCTTCTGATGGCCGACCCGCTGGTTGAGCCGGCCGGACTTGGCGCGCGCGACAGCCTGCGGCTTGAAGCCGGGCTCTGTCTCTACGGCCACGACATGACCGACACGGTCGATCCGGTTTCCGCCAGCCTGCTGTTTGCCATCGGAAAACGCCGCCGCACCGAGGGCGGCTTTACCGGCTCCGATGCCGTCCTTGCGCGTTTGGCCAACGGCGCTCGAGAGAAGCGCGTGGGGATCCGCTTTGAGGGCCGCCAGCCCGTTCGCGAGGGCGCTGAACTGGTCGACGCCGGCGGCACGGTCATCGGTCGGATCACCTCGGGCACTTTTGCCCCAACGGCGCAGGCGTCCATCGCCATGGGGTATGTGCCAGCCGACATCGCCAAAGAAGGTGCGCCCGTAACCGCCATGGTGCGCGGCAAGCCAATTTCCGGCACCATTGCAAAGATGCCTTTCGTTCCACAGCGCTATTACCGCAAACCGGCCTGA
- a CDS encoding peroxiredoxin → MTIQPGQSIASVPVKYVTERGIEDATSADILGRGTVVFFTVPGAFTPTCHLNHLPGYLAAADQLKAAGVDTIICGTVNDHHVVKAWAEATGALGKIEFIADGLGKLANALGLERDMTGGGLGIRFIRSSMLVRNGVAEIVNIEGAPGVVTNSGAPAMLEALRA, encoded by the coding sequence ATGACCATTCAGCCCGGCCAGTCCATCGCTTCGGTGCCCGTAAAATACGTGACCGAACGCGGCATCGAGGACGCGACCAGCGCCGATATCCTGGGCAGGGGCACTGTGGTTTTCTTTACGGTTCCGGGGGCCTTCACGCCCACCTGCCATCTCAACCACCTCCCTGGCTATCTGGCCGCCGCCGATCAGCTCAAAGCCGCTGGCGTCGACACGATCATCTGCGGTACGGTCAACGATCATCATGTGGTCAAAGCATGGGCCGAGGCGACCGGGGCCCTTGGCAAGATCGAATTTATCGCCGATGGTCTGGGGAAGTTGGCAAATGCACTGGGGCTGGAGCGCGACATGACGGGAGGCGGGCTCGGCATCCGATTCATCCGCTCCTCGATGCTGGTTCGCAACGGGGTGGCCGAGATCGTCAATATCGAGGGAGCGCCGGGCGTGGTCACCAACTCAGGTGCGCCTGCGATGCTCGAAGCACTCAGGGCTTAA